The Leifsonia poae region CGGGCCGGTCGGGGTCATATTGGTGGCACTGATCGTGACTGGCGCCGCGAACGCCGGGTTCGCCGCGCCCGCCCACATGGACAGCATCCCGAGGGCCGAAACGATCGCGATTGCCCAACGGCGGCCGACGCTTCTATTCCATCCGGATCTCGTGGGCTCCGCAGTCATAGCCCACAGCATAGGCATCCGCAGCCTTCGAGCCCAGAAAAATGACCCGATTGGGTGGGATCGCCGTCACCGCAATCGGGGCGCCTCCTGGCGGACGCCAGATCGTCGTCGGCAGGGTCCGTCGCTGCCGAGCCGAATGTCCTGGACGAGACACGCCCTAGGTGACATCGTGACGTGCCCCACGTTCTTGGTTCCAGTCGTGGTGACCAACTCGCGGTAAGGACGTTGTCGTCTTCGAGGGTCTCGTCTTCGATCGGAGTGCGGTAGCCGAGCGCGGAATGTCGGCGCTGCCGGTTGTGGAAGTGCTCGATGTATTCGAAGTGGGTCTGCTTCGCTAGACCGGGGGTCGCCATCCGCCTTGTGAGCGGATCGCGGTTGTGATGCGGCGGGAGATGTCGGTCAGTTCTCGTGTCTGCGTTCGTGTCAGGGAGTCGAATACGAGCCCACGTACGAGCTGAACGTGGCCCGGCGTTGCATTCCGGACAGTTTCGCGACCCTCGTTGGTCAACGTGGCCAGGGTGATTCGACCATCCGACGGGTCAACCGTGCGGTGCACCCACTCTTCGCGCTCCAGGCGGTCGACGGCGCGAGAAAGGCGCGAGAGCGTGCTGTTGGCGAAGCCCGCCAGATCGCTCATCCGCAGGGTTCCGTTCTCTGCGTGGGAGAGCGCGAACAGGACTCCGAAATCGAAGTGGGCGATGCCGGAATCCCGCTTCAATTGCGTATCCAGCGCGACCGGCAACCACTCCAGAAGTGTCGCAAGAGCCGACCAGGTCTCGAGCTCGTCGCGGTCGAAGCTCTCCGAAGACTCTGATGCGAC contains the following coding sequences:
- a CDS encoding MarR family winged helix-turn-helix transcriptional regulator, which codes for MVASESSESFDRDELETWSALATLLEWLPVALDTQLKRDSGIAHFDFGVLFALSHAENGTLRMSDLAGFANSTLSRLSRAVDRLEREEWVHRTVDPSDGRITLATLTNEGRETVRNATPGHVQLVRGLVFDSLTRTQTRELTDISRRITTAIRSQGGWRPPV